In Plasmodium coatneyi strain Hackeri chromosome 5, complete sequence, a genomic segment contains:
- a CDS encoding 2-oxoglutarate dehydrogenase E1 component mitochondrial, translating to MRKILQSNKLVKENGDMLRRRFHVGGYASSDNFNPSMASYIEGAYRIWRQDRNSLHKSWDHYFAEMSEEAGFLGSTSPSVMTTKEEAERNFRSRMGTNLLPNRGNSNIKITYVNNEMLDKGRMGNIYDIARIVQLIRWYQKKGHLYANINPLPLPNTPPYSSVVNETDKKKMSYSDFGFTKDDLDAEFSFDLPSITGFSSDKKETSTLRSLIERLEQTYCGTIGFEYMHITDENVVNYIVKRIEKDRKFQYDKKAKRKILENTARAFIFENYMAAKFATTKRFGIDGCETLITGMKALISRAAMVHIDSVLMSMSHRGRLNVLFNVLHKPLENMMSEFRGKTGFTDNIWGNTGDVKYHLGVEIDHFDEESNRYIHMGIVDNSSHLESVDPILMGQARAQQYYCNDKEKEKVLPITIHGDASIAGQGIAYETLQMSKLPSYNVGGTIHIVVNNQIGFTTYPVDARSGKYCTDIAKCIDIPIIHVNADDPEAVTYVFELALDIRNRFHIDTIIDIVGYRRFGHNELDMPKFTNPLLYDIITRHESVLDLYSKKLIREGVITLDEFEQNKTDIYNLYEEVYEKSKSFVPTPKEKYLPQWEHMVTPQKFSPSRKTGVEKKVLLDLGKQIFTIRENFHAHPIIAKLFKGRIDSLNTGKNIDFGTAELLAYATLLSDGFHARLSGQDSQRGTFSHRHAVLHDQVTYESYNIFDSLKTPHTIEVNNSLLSEYAALGFEIGYSYEHPDALVVWEAQFGDFANGAQVMIDNYIASGETKWNKQSGIVMFLPHGYDGQGPEHSSARIERFLQLCDDREDIATYSVEKDKTIIQQHNMQVINCTKPSNLFHALRRQMHRSFRKPLIAITPKKMLKMRMAFDTIENFLSSTEFLPYLPEQQGHKLNAKEDIKRIILCSGQVYYDLLNYREANEIKNIAIATIEQLSPFPFKQFMQDLQTYPNLRDVIWVQEEHMNMGPWFYVSRRIEAAIQQLKRDNPDWDIEVPHVFYSGRDVYAAQSAGDLNLHLYQLDEFLLDAFNLEKTHHMHAHKYAAVAN from the exons ATGAGGAAAATTCTGCAGTCGAATAAGTtggtgaaggaaaatggaGATATGCTGAGGCGCAGGTTCCACGTGGGTGGGTACGCGAGCAGCGACAATTTCAACCCCAGCATGGCTTCCTACATTGAGGGCGCCTACCGGATATGGCGGCAAGACAG GAACTCGCTGCACAAGTCGTGGGACCACTACTTCGCGGAGATGTCGGAAGAAGCGGGATTTTTGGGAAGTACCTCCCCTAGTGTAATGACCACGAAAGAGGAAGCAGAAAGGAACTTTCGAAGCAGAATGGGAACGAATCTACTCCCCAACCGGGGGAATAGCAATATCAAGATCACATATGTGAACAATGAGATGCTTGATAAAGGACGGATGGGAAATATCTACGACATTGCGAGAATAGTGCAGCTAATCAGATGGTACCAGAAGAAGGGTCACCTGTATGCAAACATAAACCCGTTACCGTTGCCGAATACACCTCCATACAGTAGCGTGGTAAACGAAAcggacaagaaaaaaatgagttacTCGGATTTTGGGTTCACAAAGGATGACTTAGATGCAGAATTTTCCTTCGACTTGCCATCCATTACTGGTTTTTCGAGTGACAAAAAAGAGACTAGCACGCTCCGAAGTTTAATAGAGCGGTTAGAACAGACCTACTGTGGGACCATCGGGTTCGAGTACATGCACATAACGGATGAGAATGTGGTCAACTACATCGTGAAGAGGATCGAAAAGGATCGTAAATTCCAATATGATAAGAAGGCAAAGAGGAAAATCCTAGAAAATACTGCTAgagcttttatttttgaaaattacATGGCAGCAAAATTCGCTACGACGAAGCGGTTTGGAATAGATGGATGTGAGACGCTCATTACGGGCATGAAGGCGCTCATCTCAAGAGCAGCAATGGTACACATAGATAGTGTCCTCATGAGTATGTCTCACCGGGGTAGACTAAACGTCCTTTTTAATGTACTGCATAAACCGCTAGAAAATATGATGTCCGAATTTAGGGGAAAAACTGGCTTTACAGATAATATTTGGGGAAACACTGGTGACGTGAAGTACCACTTGGGGGTTGAAATTGATCACTTCGATGAAGAATCCAATAGGTACATCCACATGGGTATTGTAGATAATTCGTCACATCTAGAATCCGTTGATCCAATTCTAATGGGACAAGCCAGAGCACAACAATACTACTGCAAtgataaggaaaaggaaaaggtccTCCCGATTACCATCCATGGAGATGCTTCTATAGCAGGACAAGGAATCGCATACGAAACGCTGCAGATGTCCAAGTTACCAAGTTACAACGTCGGAGGGACCATACACATTGTGGTGAACAACCAAATTGGGTTCACGACATATCCAGTAGATGCAAGGTCAGGCAAATATTGTACCGACATCGCAAAGTGTATAGACATACCAATTATTCACGTGAATGCAGATGATCCCGAAGCAGTAACATACGTCTTCGAGTTAGCACTAGAcataaggaacaggttccacaTAGACACCATTATAGATATCGTAGGGTATAGACGATTCGGACACAACGAATTAGATATGCCTAAATTTACCAACCCGTTGCTCTACGATATAATTACAAGACATGAATCCGTTTTGGACCTGTACAGTAAGAAGCTAATCCGTGAAGGAGTAATAACTCTAGACGAATTTGAGCAAAACAAAACGGACATCTACAATTTGTATGAGGAGGTGTATGAAAAGTCCAAATCGTTTGTCCCAACACCGAAGGAGAAGTACCTGCCACAGTGGGAACACATGGTAACTCCTCAGAAATTTTCTCCCTCTAGAAAAACAGGAGTGGAAAAGAAAGTCCTTCTCGATTTGGGCAAACAAATATTTACCATACGGGAAAACTTCCATGCACATCCCATTATTGCTAAGTTGTTTAAAGGACGCATAGATAGCTTGAACACAGGAAAGAATATCGACTTTGGGACAGCTGAACTGTTGGCCTATGCAACGTTATTATCTGACGGATTTCATGCTAGACTGTCTGGGCAGGATTCGCAAAGAGGAACCTTCTCCCACCGACATGCTGTACTTCACGACCAGGTTACCTACGAATCGTATAACATCTTCGACTCGCTCAAAACACCACACACTATAGAAGTGAATAACTCGTTGCTTTCCGAATATGCCGCCTTAGGGTTCGAAATAGGATACAGTTATGAACACCCAGATGCACTGGTCGTATGGGAAGCCCAGTTTGGTGACTTTGCCAACGGGGCTCAAGTGATGATAGATAATTACATCGCTTcgggggaaacaaaatggaacaaacaATCAGGTATAGTTATGTTTCTACCTCATGGGTATGATGGACAAGGTCCTGAACATTCCTCTGCTAGGATCGAACGGTTCTTACAACTTTGTGATGACAGGGAAGATATCGCTACGTATTCTGTTGAGAAGGACAAAACGATAATACAACAACACAACATGCAGGTTATTAACTGCACCAAGCCATCCAATCTGTTTCACGCTCTGAGGAGACAAATGCACAGATCCTTTAGGAAGCCTCTCATAGCAATCACCCCCaagaaaatgttaaaaatgagaatgGCATTCGATACGatagaaaattttctctCATCTACAGAgtttcttccttacttaCCTGAACAACAAGGACACAAGTTAAACGCCAAGGAGGACATCAAACGGATTATCCTCTGCTCTGGACAAGTCTACTACGATCTCTTGAATTATAGAGAAGCCAATGAGATTAAAAACATCGCCATAGCGACCATTGAGCAGCtatctccttttccttttaaacaATTCATGCAGGATTTACAGACCTACCCCAATCTGAGAGATGTCATTTGGGTTCAGGAAGAACACATGAATATGGGACCCTGGTTCTACGTTTCTCGGCGTATCGAGGCAGCCATTCAGCAACTGAAAAGGGACAACCCCGATTGGGATATTGAAGTACCCCACGTTTTCTACTCGGGCAGGGACGTCTACGCTGCACAGTCTGCAGGAGACCTCAACCTCCACCTGTATCAGCTGGACGAGTTTCTGCTAGACGCCTTCAACCTAGAGAAGACGCACCACATGCACGCACATAAGTATGCAGCGGTGGCAAACTGA